In Paracoccaceae bacterium Fryx2, a single genomic region encodes these proteins:
- a CDS encoding Xaa-Pro peptidase family protein — protein sequence MTEPYADRRKIDPSRGATLGDGTPNDNDRVEIGPTQLAFAEWQAAGLALPNLDRMREYRWRRLTEALVARDLGGILLFDPLNIRYATDTTNMQLWNSHNPFRAVLLCADGHMVIWEYRQAPFLVTFNPLIREIRTGASFFYNVCGDHVAQDAAGFAGQVDEVMRAHAGANRRLAVDKIMINGLRALERAGFTVIEGEEVTERTRAIKGADEIAAMRCAHHACESAIAAMEAECRTRVPLGNMSEDDIWAVLHAENIRRGGEWIETRLLASGPRTNPWFQECGPRLVQANEIVAFDTDLIGAYGFCIDISRTWWVGDRRPTNAMISAMHHARDHIDTNMAMLKPGVTVRELTHGGHQLAPEYWKQKYSCKMHGVGLCDEWPFVPYPDAWADGAFEVALQPGMVLCVEALVSPEGGSFSIKLEDQVLITETGYENLTKYPFDQWLMGKS from the coding sequence ATGACCGAACCCTATGCCGACCGCCGCAAGATCGACCCTTCCCGCGGCGCGACGCTGGGCGACGGCACCCCGAACGACAATGACCGGGTCGAGATCGGCCCGACGCAGCTTGCCTTTGCCGAATGGCAGGCGGCAGGGCTGGCGCTGCCGAACCTCGACCGGATGCGGGAATACCGCTGGCGGCGGCTGACAGAGGCGCTGGTGGCGCGTGACCTTGGCGGCATCCTGCTGTTCGACCCGCTGAACATCCGCTACGCCACCGACACCACCAACATGCAGCTCTGGAACAGCCACAACCCGTTCCGCGCCGTGCTTCTGTGCGCCGACGGCCACATGGTGATATGGGAATACCGGCAGGCGCCGTTCCTGGTGACCTTCAACCCGCTGATCCGGGAAATCCGCACGGGGGCCTCGTTCTTTTACAACGTCTGCGGCGACCATGTGGCGCAGGATGCTGCGGGCTTTGCCGGGCAGGTGGACGAGGTGATGCGCGCCCATGCCGGTGCCAACCGCCGCCTTGCGGTTGACAAGATCATGATCAACGGCCTTCGCGCGCTGGAACGCGCCGGGTTCACCGTGATCGAAGGCGAGGAGGTCACCGAGCGCACCCGCGCCATCAAGGGCGCCGACGAGATTGCCGCGATGCGCTGCGCCCACCACGCCTGCGAAAGCGCCATCGCCGCGATGGAGGCCGAGTGCCGCACCCGGGTGCCGCTGGGCAACATGTCGGAAGACGACATCTGGGCGGTGCTGCACGCCGAGAACATCCGCCGCGGTGGCGAATGGATCGAGACGCGGCTGCTCGCCTCGGGCCCGCGCACCAACCCGTGGTTTCAGGAATGCGGGCCGCGGCTGGTGCAGGCCAACGAGATCGTGGCCTTCGACACCGACCTGATCGGCGCCTACGGCTTCTGCATCGACATCAGCCGCACCTGGTGGGTCGGTGACCGGCGCCCCACGAACGCGATGATCAGCGCGATGCACCACGCCCGCGACCACATCGACACCAACATGGCGATGCTGAAACCCGGCGTTACCGTGCGCGAGCTGACCCACGGCGGCCACCAGTTGGCCCCGGAATACTGGAAGCAGAAGTATTCCTGCAAGATGCACGGGGTGGGGCTCTGCGACGAATGGCCCTTCGTGCCCTATCCCGACGCCTGGGCCGACGGCGCATTCGAGGTGGCCTTGCAGCCCGGCATGGTGCTATGCGTGGAAGCCTTGGTATCCCCTGAAGGCGGCAGCTTCTCGATCAAGCTGGAGGATCAGGTGCTGATCACCGAGACCGGATACGAGAACCTGACGAAATATCCTTTTGACCAATGGCTTATGGGAAAATCCTGA
- the glnA gene encoding type I glutamate--ammonia ligase has product MSKVQTALKLMKEEEVEYVDIRFTDPRGKLQHVTLCADLVDEDFFEEGFMFDGSSIAGWKSIDQSDMKLIPDAGSVYIDPFYAEKTMCVHCNVVEPDTGEPYSRDPRSTGLKAEAYLKSTGIGDAAYFGPEAEFFLFDDVRYQVSINKVSYQVDATDASWNTDTTYEGGNSGHRPGIKGGYFPVNPIDEAHDLRGEMLSTMKRMGMKVDKHHHEVASTQHELGMIFGGLVEQADNMQKYKYVIHNVAHAYGKSATFMPKPIKGDNGSGMHVNMSIWKDGKPLFAGDKYADLSQDALYFIGGILKHAKALNALTNPSTNSYKRLIPGFEAPVLRAYSARNRSGCVRIPWTESPKAKRVEARFPDPAANPYLCYAALLMAGLDGIKNKIDPGPASDKDLYDLPPEELAAIPTVCGSLREALDELEKDHDFLLAGDVFTKDQLEGYMALKWEEVYAFEHTPHPVEYQMYYSC; this is encoded by the coding sequence ATGAGCAAAGTCCAGACTGCTCTGAAACTGATGAAGGAAGAGGAGGTCGAATACGTCGATATCCGCTTCACCGACCCGCGCGGCAAGCTGCAGCACGTGACGCTCTGCGCCGATCTGGTCGACGAGGACTTCTTCGAGGAAGGCTTCATGTTCGACGGCTCGTCCATCGCGGGCTGGAAGTCTATCGACCAGTCCGACATGAAGCTGATCCCCGATGCGGGCTCGGTCTACATCGACCCGTTCTATGCCGAAAAGACCATGTGCGTGCATTGCAACGTGGTCGAGCCCGACACCGGCGAGCCCTACAGCCGCGACCCGCGCAGCACCGGGCTCAAGGCCGAGGCCTATCTGAAATCGACCGGCATCGGTGACGCCGCCTACTTCGGCCCCGAGGCCGAGTTCTTCCTGTTCGACGACGTGCGCTATCAGGTCTCGATCAACAAGGTGTCGTATCAGGTCGATGCCACCGATGCGTCGTGGAACACCGACACCACCTATGAGGGCGGCAACTCGGGCCATCGTCCGGGCATCAAGGGCGGCTACTTCCCGGTCAACCCGATCGACGAGGCCCACGACCTGCGCGGCGAGATGCTGTCCACCATGAAGCGCATGGGGATGAAGGTCGACAAGCACCACCACGAGGTCGCCTCGACCCAGCACGAGCTTGGCATGATCTTCGGCGGTCTGGTCGAACAGGCCGACAACATGCAGAAATACAAGTATGTGATCCACAACGTGGCCCATGCCTACGGCAAGTCTGCGACCTTCATGCCCAAGCCGATCAAGGGCGACAACGGGTCGGGGATGCATGTCAACATGTCGATCTGGAAGGACGGCAAGCCGCTGTTCGCAGGCGACAAGTATGCCGACCTGAGCCAGGACGCGCTGTATTTCATCGGCGGCATCCTGAAGCACGCCAAGGCGCTGAACGCGCTGACCAACCCCTCGACCAACAGCTACAAGCGGCTGATCCCCGGTTTCGAGGCCCCGGTGCTGCGCGCCTATTCGGCCCGCAACCGGTCGGGCTGCGTCCGGATTCCGTGGACCGAATCGCCGAAGGCCAAGCGCGTCGAGGCCCGCTTCCCCGATCCGGCGGCGAACCCCTACCTGTGCTATGCCGCGCTGCTGATGGCCGGCCTTGACGGCATCAAGAACAAGATCGACCCCGGCCCGGCCTCGGACAAGGATCTTTACGATCTGCCGCCCGAAGAACTGGCCGCGATCCCGACCGTTTGCGGATCCTTGCGCGAGGCGCTGGACGAGTTGGAGAAGGACCACGACTTCCTGCTGGCCGGTGACGTGTTCACCAAGGACCAGCTTGAAGGCTACATGGCGCTGAAGTGGGAAGAGGTCTACGCCTTCGAGCACACGCCGCATCCGGTGGAATACCAGATGTACTACAGCTGCTGA
- a CDS encoding P-II family nitrogen regulator, whose product MKKIEAIIKPFKLDEVKEALQEAGIQGLSVTEVKGFGRQKGHTELYRGAEYVVDFLPKVKIEVVLADDMVDAAIEAIVAAARTDKIGDGKIFVSTVEQAIRIRTGETGDDAI is encoded by the coding sequence ATGAAGAAGATCGAGGCGATCATCAAGCCCTTCAAGCTTGACGAGGTCAAGGAAGCGCTTCAGGAGGCCGGGATCCAGGGACTTTCCGTTACCGAGGTCAAGGGCTTCGGTCGTCAGAAGGGCCACACCGAACTGTATCGCGGCGCCGAATACGTCGTGGATTTCCTTCCCAAGGTGAAGATCGAGGTCGTGCTGGCCGATGACATGGTCGATGCCGCGATCGAGGCGATCGTGGCGGCCGCGCGCACCGACAAGATCGGGGATGGCAAGATCTTCGTCAGCACGGTCGAACAGGCCATCCGCATCCGCACCGGCGAGACCGGCGACGACGCGATCTGA
- a CDS encoding NAD(P)H-hydrate dehydratase — protein MTELLTSAQMRAVEAAAIATGRVTGPSLMERAGAGVVDAVLAKWPDLAGGPQRAVVLCGPGNNGGDGYVVARLLAARGWAVQVVAPTPPATPDARAMAARWTGPLPGPDAPDRTSLADRPLVVDALFGTGLSRPVAPGVWGLLALAQGCGCRLVAVDILSGICADSGRVLATGGYIDRAADLTVTFQHMKLGHVLADGAGLSGAIAVVPLGLDREIETLLRADDGQAVADLATPATALLGKEAGHKYRHGHALVLAGGVGHGGAARLAARGALRIGAGLVTLACPPAALLENAGRLDAVILRKLPDAAALTALLADARITALCLGPGLGLDRARRMVPAALAAGRPCVLDADALSAFAEDPAALLARLHDGCVLTPHGGEFARLFPDLAGRLDAPASHGPAFSKLDAARAAAARAGCTVLLKGADTVIATPDGRAAVSAACRDRAAPWLATAGAGDVLAGFLCGLLARGLPPFLAAETAAWLHVECARTFGPGLIAEDLPEHLPAVFRALAL, from the coding sequence ATGACCGAACTGCTGACTTCTGCCCAAATGCGCGCCGTCGAGGCCGCGGCGATCGCCACCGGCCGCGTCACCGGGCCGTCGCTGATGGAACGTGCGGGGGCGGGCGTGGTCGATGCGGTGCTGGCGAAATGGCCGGACCTCGCGGGGGGCCCGCAGCGCGCAGTGGTGCTGTGCGGGCCGGGCAACAACGGCGGCGACGGCTATGTGGTGGCGCGCCTGCTCGCGGCGCGCGGCTGGGCCGTGCAGGTGGTGGCGCCGACCCCGCCCGCCACCCCGGACGCCCGCGCCATGGCCGCCCGCTGGACGGGCCCGCTGCCAGGCCCGGATGCCCCCGACCGGACCAGCCTCGCAGACCGCCCGCTGGTTGTAGACGCGCTGTTCGGCACCGGCCTGTCGCGCCCGGTCGCCCCGGGGGTCTGGGGCCTGCTGGCGCTGGCACAGGGCTGCGGCTGCCGACTGGTGGCGGTCGACATCCTGTCGGGCATCTGCGCCGATTCGGGCCGGGTGCTGGCGACGGGCGGCTACATCGACCGCGCCGCCGACCTGACGGTGACGTTTCAGCACATGAAACTCGGGCATGTGCTGGCCGATGGAGCGGGCCTGAGCGGGGCCATCGCAGTTGTGCCGCTGGGGCTTGACCGCGAAATCGAGACGCTGCTGCGCGCCGATGATGGCCAGGCGGTGGCCGACCTCGCCACCCCGGCGACCGCCCTGCTGGGCAAGGAAGCGGGGCACAAGTACCGGCACGGCCATGCGCTGGTGCTGGCGGGCGGGGTCGGCCACGGCGGGGCGGCCCGGCTGGCGGCACGCGGCGCGCTGCGCATCGGCGCGGGCCTCGTGACACTGGCCTGCCCGCCCGCCGCGCTGCTCGAAAACGCGGGAAGACTCGATGCGGTGATACTGCGCAAACTGCCCGATGCGGCGGCGCTGACGGCCCTGCTGGCAGATGCCCGCATCACGGCCCTCTGCCTCGGCCCCGGGCTGGGGCTGGATCGCGCCCGCCGGATGGTGCCGGCAGCGTTGGCGGCGGGGCGGCCCTGCGTGCTCGACGCCGACGCGCTGTCCGCCTTCGCCGAAGATCCGGCGGCGTTGCTGGCGCGGCTCCACGATGGCTGCGTGCTGACCCCGCACGGCGGCGAGTTCGCCCGCCTGTTCCCCGACCTCGCCGGACGGCTCGACGCCCCTGCGTCGCATGGCCCCGCCTTCTCGAAACTCGATGCCGCACGGGCAGCCGCGGCCCGGGCCGGTTGCACCGTGCTGCTCAAGGGCGCCGACACCGTGATCGCCACCCCCGACGGCCGCGCCGCCGTCAGCGCCGCCTGCCGCGACCGCGCCGCCCCCTGGCTGGCCACGGCGGGTGCGGGCGACGTGCTGGCAGGCTTCCTCTGCGGCCTGCTCGCCCGCGGCCTGCCGCCGTTCCTCGCGGCGGAAACCGCAGCCTGGCTGCATGTCGAATGCGCCCGCACGTTCGGCCCCGGCCTGATCGCAGAAGACCTGCCCGAACACCTCCCCGCCGTGTTCCGCGCCCTCGCCCTCTGA
- a CDS encoding DMT family transporter, with protein MSRTQTRSPASRGILLMLAAVALFTAMDALAKGLVADYPTLQVVWARYTGQTVIVALVLGRRLPALLRTRYPGLQAFRSACQFGATALFFFSLGFIGLAEATALVDINPVLITLGAALFLGEKLGPRRIFGVVAALVGALIVIRPGLGVFTPAALLPLGCAVCYAGYAIATRHVGRDESAWTSLVYAALLGTVVTSLAMPAIWEPVAARHLPAFLALGLLGAAAQFCLIRAFTLAEASAVAPFGYVGLIFATFWGIVLFDEYPDLWTIVGALVIVAAGLYVWHRETRASRNTA; from the coding sequence ATGTCCCGGACGCAGACCCGAAGCCCGGCCAGCCGGGGCATCCTGCTGATGCTGGCCGCCGTCGCCCTGTTCACCGCGATGGACGCGCTGGCCAAGGGTCTGGTGGCCGACTATCCGACCCTGCAAGTCGTCTGGGCGCGCTACACCGGCCAGACGGTGATCGTGGCGCTGGTGCTGGGCCGCCGCCTGCCCGCCCTGCTGCGCACCCGCTATCCCGGCCTGCAGGCGTTCCGGTCCGCCTGCCAGTTCGGCGCGACGGCGCTGTTCTTCTTCAGCCTCGGCTTCATCGGCCTGGCCGAGGCCACCGCGCTGGTCGACATCAACCCGGTGCTGATCACGCTGGGGGCCGCGCTGTTTCTGGGCGAGAAACTCGGGCCGCGGCGGATCTTCGGGGTGGTGGCGGCGCTGGTCGGGGCGCTGATCGTGATCCGGCCGGGCCTCGGCGTCTTCACCCCGGCCGCGCTGCTGCCGCTGGGCTGTGCGGTGTGCTACGCCGGATACGCCATCGCCACCCGCCATGTCGGGCGGGATGAAAGCGCCTGGACCTCGCTGGTCTATGCCGCACTTCTGGGCACTGTGGTGACCTCGCTCGCCATGCCCGCGATCTGGGAACCAGTCGCCGCGCGGCATCTGCCGGCCTTTCTGGCCCTTGGCCTGCTGGGGGCGGCGGCGCAGTTCTGCCTGATCCGCGCCTTCACACTGGCCGAGGCGTCGGCGGTGGCGCCCTTCGGTTATGTCGGGCTGATCTTCGCCACCTTCTGGGGCATCGTGCTTTTCGACGAATACCCCGACCTCTGGACCATTGTCGGCGCACTTGTGATCGTGGCGGCCGGACTTTATGTCTGGCACCGCGAGACGCGGGCATCCCGCAACACGGCGTGA
- a CDS encoding lysophospholipid acyltransferase family protein has product MRGLIGGLLLLPYAWRVPLCGWVMAWIIAPLAGYRARVRDNLALILPDLPASEVRRLMRAVPDNAGRTVIEIYSGPEFVARATRTPPHGPGLAALDRAHAEGRPVILITGHFGNYDASRAALIARGFRVGALYRPMNNRHFNEHYVRAITRIGAPVFPRGKRGLGQMLRFLRGGGMLGLLIDLHMRGGARLQFFGHDAMTSVAAAEMALKYDALLVPTYAVRAENGLDFDVRVEAPIPQGTPEAMTQALNDSLEALVQQHLDQWFWIHRRWKA; this is encoded by the coding sequence ATGAGGGGGCTGATCGGCGGGCTGCTGCTGCTGCCCTATGCCTGGCGGGTGCCGCTCTGCGGCTGGGTGATGGCCTGGATCATCGCGCCGCTGGCGGGCTACCGCGCCCGGGTGCGCGACAACCTCGCGCTGATCCTGCCCGACCTGCCCGCGTCAGAGGTCCGTCGCCTGATGCGCGCCGTGCCCGACAACGCCGGGCGCACGGTGATCGAGATCTATTCCGGGCCCGAATTCGTCGCCCGCGCCACCCGCACCCCGCCGCACGGCCCTGGGCTGGCGGCGCTGGACCGCGCCCATGCCGAAGGCCGCCCGGTGATCCTGATCACCGGCCATTTCGGCAATTACGACGCGAGCCGCGCCGCGCTGATCGCCCGCGGCTTCCGGGTCGGCGCGCTCTACCGCCCGATGAACAACCGCCATTTCAACGAGCACTACGTCCGCGCCATCACCCGGATCGGCGCGCCGGTGTTTCCGCGCGGCAAGCGGGGCCTCGGCCAGATGCTGCGCTTCCTGCGCGGCGGCGGCATGTTGGGCCTGCTGATCGACCTGCACATGCGCGGCGGCGCGCGGCTGCAGTTCTTCGGCCATGACGCGATGACCTCGGTCGCGGCGGCGGAAATGGCGCTGAAATACGATGCCCTGCTGGTGCCGACCTACGCGGTGCGCGCCGAAAACGGCCTCGATTTCGACGTGCGGGTAGAAGCGCCGATCCCGCAGGGCACGCCCGAGGCGATGACCCAGGCCCTGAACGATTCGCTGGAGGCGCTGGTGCAGCAGCATCTGGACCAGTGGTTCTGGATTCACCGGCGCTGGAAGGCGTAG
- a CDS encoding DUF1223 domain-containing protein, which translates to MRHIISAACGLWLALCGTAFAQSSEPVVVVELYTSQGCSSCPPADEYLETLIKNRQVIPLSLHVDYWDYIGWPDAFAQARFTDRQKAYARAAGSRTIYTPQLIVAGLDRVEGHRPAEVERLIAAHLGKAPRVRLWLERKGERLIIRAEAVPPLTHAARVQLVRYRPSQTVTIERGENAGRTVDYHNIVTSWQPLAQWAGTSPLEIETEAAGAEPVVVILQAEGPAEILAAARLD; encoded by the coding sequence ATGCGACATATCATCAGCGCCGCATGCGGGCTGTGGCTTGCCCTTTGCGGAACAGCGTTCGCGCAATCCTCGGAACCGGTGGTGGTGGTCGAGCTTTACACCTCGCAGGGTTGTTCGTCCTGCCCGCCGGCTGACGAATATCTGGAAACGCTGATCAAGAACCGCCAGGTGATTCCGCTGTCGCTGCATGTCGATTACTGGGATTACATCGGCTGGCCGGACGCTTTCGCGCAGGCCCGCTTCACCGACCGCCAGAAGGCCTATGCCCGGGCGGCGGGCAGCCGCACCATCTATACCCCGCAGCTGATCGTGGCCGGGCTGGACCGGGTCGAGGGCCACCGCCCGGCCGAGGTGGAACGGCTGATCGCGGCGCATCTGGGCAAGGCGCCGCGCGTGCGGCTGTGGCTGGAGCGCAAGGGCGAACGGCTGATCATCCGCGCCGAGGCGGTGCCGCCGCTGACCCATGCGGCGCGGGTGCAGCTGGTGCGCTATCGCCCGTCGCAGACCGTGACGATCGAGCGGGGCGAGAATGCCGGGCGCACCGTGGATTACCACAACATCGTGACCAGCTGGCAGCCCCTGGCGCAGTGGGCGGGCACTAGCCCGCTGGAGATCGAGACCGAGGCCGCCGGGGCCGAGCCGGTCGTGGTGATCCTGCAGGCCGAAGGTCCGGCCGAGATCCTGGCGGCGGCGCGGCTGGACTGA
- the acnA gene encoding aconitate hydratase AcnA — MTVTVGHDSTNTRKTLTAGGRSVAFYSIPAAEAAGLGAFARLPASLKVVLENMLRYEDGKTVTVDDIRAFGTWGEQGGKNPREIAYRPARVLMQDFTGVPAVVDLAAMRDGIIGLGGNAQQINPLAPVDLVIDHSVMIDEFGTPRAFQMNVDREYERNIERYTFLKWGQKAFDNFRVVPPGTGICHQVNLEYLAQTVWLDADQNGEQVAYPDTLVGTDSHTTMVNGLAVLGWGVGGIEAEAAMLGQPVSMLIPEVVGFRLTGTMVEGTTATDLVLKVVQMLRKHGVVNKFVEFYGDGLDRLPLADRATIANMAPEYGATCGFFPVDGETLRYLRNTGRDDDRVALVEAYAKANGMWRDASYDPIYTSTLELDMGTIVPAISGPKRPQDFLPLTGAAQAFGDYIRSTRKLPAVPALEKAELVDEGGNPAPEHLPGNHDGFSSAMVAGENYSLHDGSVVIASITSCTNTSNPSVMIAAGLVARKARALGLTRKPWVKTSLAPGSQVVEEYLNAANLQEDLDAIGFNLVGFGCTTCIGNSGPLQPEISAAINEGDLIATAVLSGNRNFEGRISPDVRANYLASPPLVVAYALAGDMNINLTTSPLGIGTNGPVYLKDIWPTNAEIAELVEATVTRAAFLKKYADVFKGDAKWQAVETTDSETYDWPASSTYIQNPPYFQGMSREPGVISNIAGARVLAVLGDMITTDHISPAGSFKATTPAGAYLSERQVPVSEFNSYGSRRGNHEVMMRGTFANIRIRNEMLAGVEGGYTLGPDGAQTSIYDASMAYQAAGVPLVIFGGIEYGAGSSRDWAAKGTALLGVKAVIAESFERIHRSNLVGMGVIPFEFTGGDTRKSLGLKGDEVVSIDGLDGDLKPLSVVPCTISYGDGTVKTITLKCRIDTEIEIEYVEHGGVLHYVLRDLAKA, encoded by the coding sequence ATGACCGTCACCGTCGGACACGACAGCACCAACACCCGCAAGACCCTGACCGCAGGCGGCCGCAGCGTGGCCTTCTACTCGATTCCCGCCGCCGAGGCTGCGGGTCTGGGCGCCTTCGCCCGCCTGCCCGCCAGCCTGAAGGTCGTGCTGGAGAACATGCTGCGCTACGAGGACGGCAAGACCGTCACGGTCGATGACATCCGCGCCTTCGGCACCTGGGGCGAACAGGGCGGCAAGAATCCGCGCGAGATCGCCTACCGCCCGGCACGCGTGCTGATGCAGGATTTCACCGGGGTTCCCGCCGTGGTCGACCTGGCCGCGATGCGCGACGGCATCATCGGGCTTGGCGGCAACGCCCAGCAGATCAACCCGCTGGCCCCGGTCGATCTGGTGATCGACCATTCGGTGATGATCGACGAATTCGGCACGCCGCGCGCCTTCCAGATGAACGTAGACCGCGAATACGAACGCAACATCGAGCGCTACACCTTCCTGAAATGGGGCCAGAAGGCGTTCGACAACTTCCGGGTCGTGCCGCCCGGCACCGGCATCTGCCATCAGGTGAACCTGGAATACCTGGCGCAGACCGTCTGGCTTGACGCCGACCAGAATGGCGAACAGGTCGCCTACCCCGACACGCTGGTCGGCACCGACAGCCACACCACCATGGTCAACGGCCTTGCCGTGCTGGGCTGGGGCGTCGGCGGCATCGAGGCCGAGGCCGCGATGCTGGGCCAGCCCGTGTCGATGCTGATCCCCGAAGTGGTCGGCTTCCGGCTGACCGGCACCATGGTCGAAGGCACCACCGCCACCGACCTCGTGCTGAAGGTGGTGCAGATGCTGCGCAAGCACGGCGTGGTGAACAAGTTCGTCGAATTCTACGGCGACGGGCTCGACCGCCTGCCGCTGGCCGACCGCGCCACCATCGCCAACATGGCCCCCGAATACGGCGCGACCTGCGGCTTCTTCCCGGTCGATGGCGAAACCCTGCGCTACCTGCGCAACACCGGGCGCGACGATGATCGCGTGGCGCTGGTCGAGGCCTATGCCAAGGCCAACGGCATGTGGCGCGACGCGTCCTATGACCCGATCTACACCTCGACCCTCGAACTCGACATGGGCACCATCGTGCCCGCGATTTCCGGACCCAAACGCCCGCAGGACTTCCTGCCGCTGACCGGGGCGGCGCAGGCCTTCGGCGACTACATCCGCAGCACGCGCAAGCTGCCCGCCGTCCCGGCGCTGGAAAAGGCCGAACTGGTGGACGAAGGCGGCAACCCCGCGCCCGAACATCTGCCGGGCAACCATGACGGATTCTCGTCGGCCATGGTGGCGGGCGAAAACTATTCGCTGCACGACGGGTCGGTAGTGATCGCCTCGATCACCTCCTGCACCAACACCTCGAACCCCTCGGTGATGATCGCGGCCGGCCTCGTGGCACGCAAGGCACGCGCGCTCGGCCTGACGCGCAAGCCCTGGGTCAAGACCTCGCTGGCCCCCGGGTCGCAGGTGGTGGAGGAATACCTGAACGCGGCCAACCTTCAGGAAGACCTCGACGCCATCGGCTTCAACCTCGTGGGCTTCGGCTGCACCACTTGCATCGGCAACTCGGGCCCGCTGCAGCCCGAGATTTCGGCGGCAATCAACGAGGGCGACCTGATCGCCACCGCCGTGCTGTCGGGCAACCGCAACTTCGAGGGCCGCATCAGCCCCGACGTGCGCGCCAACTACCTCGCCTCGCCGCCGCTGGTGGTGGCCTATGCGCTGGCGGGCGACATGAACATCAACCTGACCACCTCGCCGCTGGGCATCGGCACCAACGGCCCGGTCTACCTCAAGGACATCTGGCCGACCAACGCCGAGATCGCCGAACTGGTCGAAGCCACCGTGACCCGCGCCGCGTTCCTCAAGAAATACGCCGATGTCTTCAAGGGCGACGCCAAGTGGCAGGCGGTGGAGACCACCGACTCCGAGACCTACGACTGGCCGGCCTCGTCGACCTACATCCAGAACCCGCCCTATTTCCAGGGCATGTCGCGCGAGCCGGGCGTGATCTCGAACATCGCAGGCGCCCGCGTGCTGGCCGTGCTGGGCGACATGATCACCACCGACCACATCAGCCCCGCAGGCAGCTTCAAGGCCACCACCCCGGCGGGTGCCTACCTCTCGGAACGCCAGGTGCCGGTCTCGGAGTTCAACTCCTACGGCTCGCGGCGCGGCAACCACGAGGTGATGATGCGCGGCACCTTCGCCAACATCCGCATCCGGAACGAGATGCTGGCGGGAGTCGAAGGCGGCTACACCCTGGGGCCGGACGGGGCGCAGACCTCGATCTACGACGCGTCGATGGCCTACCAGGCGGCGGGCGTGCCGCTGGTGATCTTTGGCGGCATCGAATACGGCGCAGGCTCCAGCCGCGACTGGGCGGCCAAGGGCACCGCACTGCTGGGCGTCAAGGCGGTGATCGCGGAATCGTTCGAGCGCATCCACCGCTCCAACCTAGTCGGCATGGGCGTCATCCCGTTCGAGTTCACCGGCGGCGACACCCGCAAGTCGCTGGGCCTGAAGGGCGACGAGGTGGTGTCGATCGACGGGCTGGACGGCGACCTGAAACCGCTGTCGGTGGTGCCCTGCACGATCAGCTACGGCGACGGCACGGTGAAGACCATCACCCTGAAATGCCGGATCGATACCGAGATCGAGATCGAATATGTCGAACACGGCGGCGTGCTGCACTACGTGCTGCGCGATCTGGCGAAGGCCTGA
- a CDS encoding DsbE family thiol:disulfide interchange protein codes for MAKALMILPPVLFAGLAAMFWLGMARDDPDGLPSALTGKPAPAVQLTPLGDGQPFSDETLRAPGMKLVNYWASWCAPCRAEHPMLEKLAAEGVTILGVNYKDRPENALGFLSELGNPYAAMGADASGRMALDWGVYGVPETYVIDEDGTIVLRFAGPISARALEDTIRPALAGQKPD; via the coding sequence ATGGCTAAGGCGCTGATGATCCTGCCGCCGGTGCTGTTCGCCGGGCTGGCCGCGATGTTCTGGCTCGGCATGGCGCGAGATGACCCCGACGGGCTGCCTTCGGCGCTGACCGGCAAGCCCGCGCCGGCCGTGCAGCTGACGCCGCTGGGCGACGGCCAGCCTTTCAGCGACGAGACCCTGCGCGCGCCGGGCATGAAGCTGGTGAACTACTGGGCCAGTTGGTGCGCGCCCTGCCGCGCCGAACACCCGATGCTCGAGAAGCTCGCGGCGGAAGGCGTGACCATTCTGGGTGTGAACTACAAGGACAGACCGGAAAACGCGCTCGGGTTCCTGAGCGAGCTGGGCAACCCCTATGCCGCGATGGGGGCCGATGCCTCGGGGCGGATGGCGCTGGACTGGGGCGTTTACGGCGTGCCGGAAACCTACGTCATCGACGAAGACGGCACGATCGTGCTGCGCTTTGCGGGGCCGATCTCGGCGCGGGCGCTGGAAGATACCATCCGCCCCGCACTGGCAGGACAGAAGCCGGACTGA
- the ccmD gene encoding heme exporter protein CcmD: MMPELGKYAGAVLMSYAASIALILALVVLSLWRAARMRRALRDVEERQGRHDG; encoded by the coding sequence ATGATGCCCGAACTCGGCAAATACGCGGGCGCGGTTCTGATGTCCTATGCGGCGTCGATCGCGCTGATCCTTGCATTGGTGGTGCTCAGCCTGTGGCGGGCGGCGCGGATGCGGCGCGCGTTGCGCGATGTGGAAGAACGGCAGGGGCGGCACGATGGCTAA